In Candidatus Polarisedimenticolia bacterium, the DNA window TCGCCGGCGCGTGCCAGCAGGGCGCTCAGCGCGGGCGGCACGTAAATCCCGAGCACCAGGACCGTGGCCGCGAGAGCCAGGGGCGGGAGCACGGCCGAGATCTCCTCCCGCTTCCCCGTCCGGCGCGGCAGCAGCGCCGGCGTCTCGCCCGGCTGGGCCATGCGCAGCACGATGGCCAGCATGCCGATGAATATCACGGTCAGCAGGGCGAGGTAGATCACGGCCACCAGCGGATGCCCGCCGTCGAGGGCGGCCTTCAGGATCACCAGCTCGCTGAGAAACACTCCGAAAGGTGGCGAGCCGGTGATGGCGAGAAATCCCGCGACCCACAAAACCCCCGACCACGGGATC includes these proteins:
- a CDS encoding proton-conducting transporter membrane subunit; translated protein: LALGVGLGGDGRYGAMLHAVNHSLTKACLFLVAGNVLAAYRTKSALEVRGMVRVIPWSGVLWVAGFLAITGSPPFGVFLSELVILKAALDGGHPLVAVIYLALLTVIFIGMLAIVLRMAQPGETPALLPRRTGKREEISAVLPPLALAATVLVLGIYVPPALSALLARAGESLEMLP